A stretch of the Marinobacter sp. JH2 genome encodes the following:
- the ispC gene encoding 1-deoxy-D-xylulose-5-phosphate reductoisomerase, whose amino-acid sequence MTQRSVTVLGATGSIGLSTLDVVRRHPERFSVWALTAGTRAQELAVLCREFKPAFAVMADGDAARELAELLVDMPGTTVLSGELGLCQVAAAEEADTVMAAIVGAAGLAPTLAAVRAGKRVLLANKEALVMSGKLFMDAVAESGAELLPIDSEHNAIFQCMPADKVRNPVAAGITRIFLTASGGPFRTFTAESLSSVTPAQACAHPNWSMGQKISVDSATLMNKGLELIEACWLFNTTPDHVEVHVHPESIIHSMVEYADGSVLAQMGSPDMRTPIANGMAWPERIAAGVAPLDLFAIGKFHFERPDVQRFPCLRLAADAFATGGTAPAVLNAANEIAVAAFLEGKLSFTDIPVIIERTLAVTNVVDADSFETIFAKDAEARAQASEQIGLLSA is encoded by the coding sequence ATGACCCAGCGCAGCGTTACCGTTTTAGGGGCGACCGGCTCGATAGGGCTTAGTACTCTCGACGTTGTCCGCCGGCATCCGGAACGTTTTTCAGTGTGGGCATTGACAGCCGGCACGCGGGCGCAAGAGTTGGCGGTTTTGTGTCGGGAGTTCAAGCCTGCTTTTGCGGTGATGGCCGATGGTGATGCCGCCCGTGAGTTGGCAGAGTTGCTGGTAGATATGCCGGGAACAACCGTGCTCAGTGGCGAGCTAGGGTTGTGTCAGGTAGCTGCAGCAGAAGAAGCGGACACTGTGATGGCCGCTATCGTGGGTGCAGCCGGGCTTGCGCCCACACTTGCTGCGGTTCGTGCGGGCAAGCGTGTGCTGCTGGCTAACAAAGAAGCGCTGGTGATGTCCGGAAAATTGTTTATGGATGCGGTGGCTGAATCGGGAGCGGAGCTTTTGCCCATCGATTCGGAGCACAACGCCATCTTCCAGTGCATGCCGGCTGACAAGGTGCGTAACCCCGTTGCTGCCGGTATCACTCGCATTTTTCTCACAGCCTCTGGCGGGCCTTTCCGTACATTTACAGCAGAATCACTAAGTTCGGTAACACCGGCTCAAGCCTGTGCTCATCCGAACTGGTCTATGGGCCAAAAGATATCGGTTGATTCCGCTACGTTGATGAACAAAGGGTTGGAGCTGATTGAAGCCTGTTGGTTGTTCAACACCACCCCGGATCATGTCGAAGTGCACGTTCACCCGGAAAGCATCATTCATTCGATGGTGGAGTACGCCGATGGGTCTGTACTGGCCCAGATGGGAAGCCCAGACATGCGCACACCCATTGCGAACGGTATGGCTTGGCCAGAGCGTATTGCAGCGGGTGTGGCTCCTCTCGATTTGTTCGCTATCGGTAAATTTCACTTCGAACGCCCGGATGTGCAGCGTTTCCCGTGTTTGCGTTTGGCGGCTGATGCGTTCGCAACCGGCGGAACAGCACCTGCCGTTCTTAATGCTGCGAATGAAATCGCGGTTGCTGCATTTCTTGAAGGTAAGCTGTCCTTTACCGATATCCCCGTTATCATAGAGCGAACGCTAGCCGTCACCAATGTGGTCGATGCCGATAGCTTCGAAACCATTTTCGCTAAAGATGCTGAGGCACGCGCGCAAGCCAGCGAGCAGATTGGCTTATTGTCGGCCTGA
- the rseP gene encoding RIP metalloprotease RseP, which translates to MQIIQSVLALALTLGILVTLHEYGHFWVARRFGVKVLRFSVGFGKPLFSWYDRQGTEYAIAAIPLGGYVKMLDEREGPVPEELRDQAFTSKPPSQRIAIAAAGPIANFIFAILAYWLISVVGVTTVAPIVGEVATDSAAERVGLQEGMEIHSVDGHRVTSWRDVNMRLLERAGEYGQVSLQISEQGSRGVVSGPLNGWALSDDAPNPLAEFGVTPWRPEVPAVLGQVVEDGRAQAAGLQAGDRVFAVNGEPVDNWFALVERIRSAPEQPLVLSVDRDSGQLEVAVTPGARTLDDGQVIGFVGAGVEAISWPDEVLREVQFGPLAAIPNALHETWADTRLTLVAIKKMVTGLLSPTNLSGPITIARVAEASVSSGFEDFVRFLAYLSVSLGVLNLLPVPVLDGGHIVYYTIEAIRRKPLSERAQELGLRIGMALILTLMVFALYNDLMRL; encoded by the coding sequence ATGCAGATTATTCAAAGCGTACTGGCATTAGCGCTGACTCTGGGAATCTTGGTTACCCTGCACGAGTACGGGCATTTTTGGGTGGCCCGACGTTTCGGTGTAAAAGTGCTTCGATTCTCGGTTGGTTTCGGTAAACCGCTTTTCTCCTGGTATGACCGGCAGGGCACCGAATACGCCATTGCGGCCATTCCGTTAGGTGGTTATGTCAAAATGCTGGATGAGCGTGAAGGCCCTGTTCCTGAAGAGTTGCGGGACCAGGCTTTTACCTCTAAGCCGCCTTCTCAGCGTATTGCCATTGCCGCTGCTGGACCGATAGCCAACTTTATTTTTGCGATTCTCGCTTATTGGCTGATCAGCGTTGTGGGTGTCACGACTGTCGCTCCTATCGTTGGTGAGGTGGCTACAGACAGTGCTGCTGAACGTGTGGGTTTGCAGGAAGGTATGGAAATACACTCGGTGGACGGCCATCGAGTAACGTCCTGGCGGGATGTGAATATGCGCCTGTTGGAGCGTGCGGGAGAGTACGGGCAGGTGTCATTGCAAATTTCCGAGCAGGGTTCTCGGGGTGTGGTGTCAGGGCCGTTGAATGGTTGGGCGCTGAGTGATGATGCTCCGAACCCGTTGGCAGAGTTTGGTGTGACCCCTTGGCGCCCTGAAGTTCCGGCCGTATTGGGGCAGGTGGTTGAAGACGGTCGCGCTCAGGCTGCCGGGCTGCAGGCTGGTGACCGTGTATTCGCCGTAAATGGAGAGCCAGTAGACAATTGGTTTGCCTTGGTTGAGCGGATTCGTAGTGCACCGGAGCAGCCGTTAGTTCTGTCGGTCGACCGAGACAGTGGCCAGCTTGAAGTGGCGGTTACGCCCGGTGCTCGCACTCTGGACGACGGGCAGGTGATTGGTTTCGTGGGTGCGGGTGTGGAAGCTATTTCATGGCCTGACGAAGTGCTTCGGGAAGTACAGTTTGGGCCTTTGGCTGCGATACCGAATGCGTTGCATGAGACTTGGGCTGACACCCGTTTGACTCTGGTCGCCATCAAGAAGATGGTTACGGGACTTCTGTCACCGACGAATCTGAGTGGGCCGATCACCATTGCCCGAGTTGCCGAAGCCAGTGTCAGTTCGGGGTTTGAAGATTTTGTTCGTTTTCTGGCTTATCTCAGTGTAAGTCTGGGTGTACTGAATTTGCTACCAGTACCGGTGCTGGATGGTGGTCACATCGTGTATTACACGATTGAGGCTATTCGCCGGAAACCCTTATCGGAAAGGGCTCAAGAGCTAGGGTTACGAATTGGTATGGCTTTGATCCTGACTTTAATGGTGTTTGCTCTTTACAACGACCTGATGCGGTTGTGA
- the bamA gene encoding outer membrane protein assembly factor BamA: protein MRRSLLAVAVGLAITATGMKPALADEFTVADIEVEGLQRVSAGSVFSAFPINMGEQIDEARLAAAIKDLFRTGLFTDIEVSRDAGVLILTVRERPSISSIEIEGNKNIETDMLTDALAGAGLDEGQVFRRATLERLELEILRSYIAQGRYNARVKASAEELPRNRVAIRLDINEGSVAAIQHINIVGNREFDDETLTDLFELRSSSWWNSLTNSDKYAREKLSGDLETLRSFYLDRGYLDFNVESSQVSISPDKQQVFIAMALNEGPQYTISDIQLRGNLILEEEELRKFIPVEEGDVFSRAQMTAISEALSFRLGREGYAFASVNAVPEPNEDDTAKVTFYIEPGKRAYVRRVNFNGNVSTKDEVLRQEMTQMEGGVASSDRIEFSKTRLERMGFFKTVDVETAPVPGSDDLVDVNYSVQEQPTGSLSASVGFSQNSGVILGASVSENNFFGSGKRVSFGVNFSDSVKSANVSYMDPYYTVDGVSRGFSLFARETDYQEEDISSYLLDEYGARMTFGYPTDSITRLNFGVGVTRSDIQKGVFSSEEVRTFIEDEGDSFTNYFLFGSWRRSTLNRGVLPTKGYSHSLSLDVAVPVSDLTFYKASHRTDFYFPLVDSQRWVVRARTEVGFGDGYGDRSQMPFFEHFYSGGYGSVRGYRANSLGNKATNQPSDFSDPDPFGGNLLTEAGLELIFPTPFAGDTRSMRTSFFLDAGQVFDTDRGFDPELTEVRTSAGVSFQWITAVGPLAFSLAKPLNDKSGDDTQVFQFSLGQTF from the coding sequence ATGAGACGTTCTCTTCTAGCTGTAGCTGTTGGCCTCGCAATTACCGCAACCGGTATGAAGCCAGCGTTGGCGGACGAATTCACGGTTGCGGACATTGAGGTGGAAGGCCTGCAGCGGGTATCTGCGGGTTCGGTGTTTTCCGCGTTTCCGATTAATATGGGCGAGCAAATTGATGAAGCTCGTTTGGCGGCCGCCATCAAAGACCTGTTTCGGACGGGCTTGTTTACCGATATTGAGGTCAGCAGAGACGCTGGTGTTTTGATATTGACGGTGCGTGAGCGCCCCTCCATTTCGTCGATCGAAATTGAGGGCAACAAAAACATTGAAACCGATATGCTGACAGATGCCTTGGCTGGTGCGGGCCTTGATGAAGGGCAGGTCTTTCGCCGGGCGACCCTTGAGCGTCTGGAGCTCGAAATCCTGCGATCCTATATCGCGCAGGGGCGCTACAACGCACGAGTGAAGGCCTCGGCTGAAGAGCTGCCGCGTAACCGTGTTGCTATCCGACTGGATATCAATGAAGGCTCGGTAGCCGCTATTCAGCATATCAATATCGTCGGTAATCGCGAGTTCGACGATGAGACGTTGACGGATCTTTTCGAGTTGCGCAGCAGCAGTTGGTGGAACTCGCTTACCAACAGCGACAAGTACGCTCGCGAAAAACTCAGCGGTGATCTGGAAACCTTACGTTCGTTCTATTTGGACCGCGGGTACCTGGATTTCAATGTTGAGTCCAGTCAGGTGTCTATCTCGCCGGACAAGCAGCAAGTCTTCATTGCGATGGCCCTCAACGAAGGCCCTCAATACACCATCTCCGACATTCAGTTGCGCGGTAACCTCATTCTTGAAGAGGAAGAGTTGCGCAAGTTTATTCCGGTGGAGGAGGGGGATGTGTTCTCCCGTGCGCAGATGACGGCGATTTCTGAAGCTTTGTCGTTCCGTCTAGGCCGTGAAGGTTATGCCTTTGCCAGTGTGAATGCGGTACCCGAGCCTAACGAAGATGACACTGCGAAGGTAACCTTCTATATAGAGCCGGGCAAACGTGCCTACGTACGCCGTGTTAATTTCAATGGCAACGTATCCACCAAAGACGAAGTGCTGCGCCAAGAAATGACGCAGATGGAAGGGGGTGTTGCCTCTTCCGATCGAATCGAGTTCTCGAAAACCCGTCTTGAACGCATGGGCTTCTTCAAAACGGTTGATGTGGAAACCGCGCCGGTTCCGGGTTCGGATGATTTGGTCGATGTTAATTACAGCGTCCAAGAACAGCCGACAGGGAGTTTGTCCGCCTCGGTGGGCTTCTCTCAGAACTCCGGTGTGATCCTGGGTGCGTCGGTTTCCGAGAATAACTTCTTCGGCAGCGGCAAGCGGGTTTCGTTCGGGGTGAACTTTAGTGATTCCGTCAAGAGTGCCAACGTTTCCTACATGGATCCGTATTACACCGTTGATGGAGTGAGCCGCGGCTTCAGCCTGTTCGCACGGGAAACGGATTATCAGGAAGAGGATATTTCATCCTACTTGCTGGATGAATACGGCGCCCGGATGACGTTTGGTTACCCGACGGATTCCATCACCCGGCTCAATTTTGGTGTGGGTGTTACCCGTTCAGATATCCAGAAAGGCGTTTTCTCTTCGGAGGAAGTCAGAACCTTTATTGAAGACGAAGGGGATTCATTTACCAACTACTTCCTGTTTGGTAGCTGGCGCCGGAGTACCTTAAACCGCGGTGTGCTTCCGACCAAGGGCTATAGTCACTCTCTGTCATTGGATGTGGCCGTACCGGTTAGTGATCTGACGTTCTACAAAGCCAGCCACCGCACGGACTTCTATTTCCCATTGGTTGACAGTCAGCGCTGGGTTGTTCGAGCGCGAACCGAAGTTGGGTTTGGTGATGGTTATGGCGACCGTTCGCAAATGCCGTTCTTCGAGCACTTCTACTCTGGGGGATATGGTTCGGTGCGCGGTTATCGAGCCAACTCTTTGGGTAACAAAGCGACAAACCAACCAAGCGATTTCTCCGATCCGGATCCGTTTGGCGGTAACCTGCTGACGGAAGCTGGCCTAGAGTTGATCTTCCCGACACCGTTCGCCGGTGATACCCGAAGCATGCGCACGTCGTTTTTCCTGGATGCTGGTCAGGTGTTTGATACGGACCGTGGTTTTGATCCTGAATTGACGGAAGTGCGGACCTCAGCGGGGGTGAGTTTCCAATGGATTACGGCCGTTGGCCCGCTGGCATTCAGTCTTGCTAAGCCGCTGAATGACAAGAGTGGTGATGATACTCAGGTGTTCCAGTTCTCGCTGGGGCAGACGTTCTGA
- a CDS encoding OmpH family outer membrane protein, whose protein sequence is MKRISAVLGSLLLAFSFHAAAETRVGVVDLRQALFSSNDAQAFSEKLQKDFAADENKVREAQEAARKLKDRLEKDGAMMNESERTKLAAEFQEKVQEFNFLKQRLDSTVAQRKQQFLESARPEVDVAVKELLDEHGLDLILPSEAVVYVKPEMNLTPQLLEKLNR, encoded by the coding sequence ATGAAACGTATTTCAGCAGTTCTAGGCTCGCTATTACTGGCCTTCTCTTTTCACGCCGCGGCAGAGACTCGCGTGGGCGTGGTGGATCTGCGTCAGGCGTTGTTTTCGTCAAATGACGCCCAGGCGTTCAGTGAAAAATTGCAGAAAGATTTCGCCGCCGATGAAAACAAAGTGCGCGAAGCCCAGGAGGCCGCTCGCAAACTGAAAGATCGTCTGGAAAAAGACGGGGCGATGATGAATGAAAGCGAACGCACCAAGTTGGCGGCCGAGTTTCAGGAGAAGGTTCAGGAGTTTAACTTCCTTAAGCAGCGTCTTGACTCAACGGTGGCACAGCGCAAACAGCAGTTCCTGGAAAGTGCGCGCCCTGAGGTGGATGTAGCCGTTAAAGAGCTCTTGGATGAGCATGGCTTGGATTTGATTTTGCCGAGCGAGGCGGTTGTTTACGTGAAGCCGGAAATGAATCTGACTCCGCAATTGCTTGAAAAACTGAACCGTTAA
- the lpxD gene encoding UDP-3-O-(3-hydroxymyristoyl)glucosamine N-acyltransferase, whose protein sequence is MAETSFRLQEIADALGASLRGDPDARVSGMATLQAAGASHISFLANPSYGKYLRETQAGAVIVSPATADQAQTNVLILDNPYMGYAQLSHWFDRTPVAPAGIHPSAVVDPSATISSTASVGPQVVIEAEVVIGEQVVVGAGSVVGARSRIGDSTVLNPRVTLAHDVVVGRRCSILSGAVIGGAGFGFANDKGEWHRIAQLGGVVLGDDVEVGANTTIDRGALEPTVIGNGVKLDNLIQVAHNVQIGDHSALAAMTAIAGSTSVGKYCVFGGASAVAGHLDIADQVHLTGMSMVTNDISEPGVYSSGLPADKNRQWRKNAVRFRQLDGLARRIKELEKKFKG, encoded by the coding sequence ATGGCAGAAACATCCTTTCGTCTTCAGGAAATTGCTGATGCGTTGGGGGCCAGCCTCCGGGGAGATCCGGACGCCAGGGTGTCTGGCATGGCAACTCTGCAGGCGGCAGGAGCCAGTCACATTAGCTTTCTGGCGAACCCTTCTTACGGTAAGTATTTGAGAGAGACCCAAGCCGGAGCCGTCATTGTGTCTCCCGCCACGGCTGATCAAGCTCAAACCAATGTCCTGATATTAGACAACCCATACATGGGTTATGCTCAGCTTAGCCATTGGTTCGACCGCACCCCTGTTGCTCCCGCGGGTATCCATCCCAGCGCGGTCGTTGATCCCAGTGCGACGATCTCCTCGACGGCCAGTGTTGGGCCTCAAGTGGTGATTGAGGCCGAGGTGGTTATTGGTGAACAAGTGGTTGTCGGTGCCGGCTCTGTCGTTGGAGCCCGGTCTCGTATTGGCGACAGTACAGTACTCAACCCCCGGGTTACTCTGGCTCATGACGTTGTTGTTGGACGGCGATGCAGTATTCTGAGTGGTGCTGTCATCGGTGGTGCGGGCTTCGGTTTTGCGAACGACAAGGGCGAGTGGCACCGCATTGCCCAGCTAGGTGGCGTTGTTCTGGGTGATGATGTTGAAGTAGGTGCCAACACGACGATTGATCGTGGTGCATTGGAGCCCACGGTGATCGGTAATGGGGTGAAGCTGGACAACCTCATTCAAGTTGCTCATAACGTTCAGATTGGTGATCACAGCGCTTTGGCAGCTATGACTGCGATCGCAGGTAGCACAAGCGTTGGTAAATACTGTGTGTTCGGCGGCGCTTCAGCGGTAGCTGGACATCTCGATATTGCCGACCAGGTTCATCTGACAGGGATGAGTATGGTCACTAATGATATATCGGAACCGGGTGTGTATTCGTCCGGGCTACCTGCAGATAAAAATCGACAGTGGCGAAAAAATGCAGTTCGTTTCAGGCAGTTAGACGGCTTGGCGCGACGAATTAAAGAACTCGAAAAGAAATTTAAGGGCTGA
- the fabZ gene encoding 3-hydroxyacyl-ACP dehydratase FabZ, protein MNIEEILEYLPHRYPFMLVDRVTEVEKNVSIKGYKNVSFNEPFFTGHFPDNPIMPGVLIIEAMAQLSGILGFVTVGRKPSDGVIQYLAGSDKARFKRPVRPGDRLELESELVSAKRGLWKFNCRALVDGNVVCVAEILTAEREV, encoded by the coding sequence ATGAACATCGAAGAAATTCTGGAATACTTGCCGCATAGATATCCGTTTATGCTGGTCGACCGGGTAACCGAAGTCGAGAAGAATGTATCGATCAAAGGCTATAAGAACGTGTCGTTCAACGAGCCCTTTTTTACCGGACACTTTCCGGATAACCCGATCATGCCTGGTGTGTTGATTATTGAGGCAATGGCCCAACTTTCAGGCATTCTCGGGTTTGTGACAGTAGGACGGAAACCGTCAGACGGCGTGATACAATATTTGGCTGGTTCCGATAAGGCTCGTTTTAAACGCCCTGTGCGCCCCGGAGACCGCTTGGAACTGGAGTCCGAGCTTGTTTCCGCCAAGCGAGGCCTATGGAAATTTAATTGCCGCGCGTTGGTTGATGGCAACGTTGTCTGCGTGGCAGAAATACTAACCGCTGAGAGAGAAGTTTGA
- the lpxA gene encoding acyl-ACP--UDP-N-acetylglucosamine O-acyltransferase produces MATNDWSGVHPQAIVDPSAKLGANVTVGPWSYIGPNVEIGDNTEILSHVVVKGPTVIGKNNRIFQFSSVGEECQDKKYAGEPTTLVIGDNNTIRENCTIHRGTTQDRGETRIGNDNLLMAYVHVAHDCVVGNGTILANCATLAGHVTVGDFAILGGGTMVHQFCHIGAHSMAAGGSIVLKDIPAYVMASGQSAQPHGMNVEGLKRRGFSKEDLLALRRAYKVIYRQGLTSEQALAELEESYADTPVMKPLIASLRGSDRGIIR; encoded by the coding sequence ATGGCGACAAATGACTGGTCGGGTGTCCATCCTCAAGCGATTGTGGACCCATCAGCCAAGCTGGGGGCCAACGTAACGGTAGGCCCTTGGAGCTATATTGGCCCGAATGTGGAAATCGGTGATAACACCGAGATTCTTTCCCACGTTGTTGTAAAAGGTCCAACGGTTATCGGCAAAAATAACCGGATTTTCCAATTCTCCAGTGTTGGGGAAGAGTGTCAGGACAAAAAATACGCGGGTGAGCCGACAACGCTCGTCATCGGCGACAACAACACCATTCGCGAGAACTGCACCATCCATCGCGGCACTACACAAGATCGCGGTGAAACTCGCATTGGTAACGATAATCTCCTGATGGCGTATGTGCACGTTGCCCACGACTGTGTGGTTGGCAACGGTACCATTTTGGCGAACTGCGCGACCTTGGCAGGCCATGTCACGGTCGGTGACTTTGCGATTCTCGGCGGTGGCACCATGGTGCATCAGTTCTGCCACATTGGTGCGCACAGTATGGCGGCAGGCGGCAGTATCGTTTTGAAAGATATTCCTGCGTATGTCATGGCCAGCGGCCAATCTGCTCAGCCGCACGGTATGAATGTTGAAGGCCTGAAACGCCGAGGGTTCAGCAAAGAAGATTTGTTGGCGTTGCGCCGTGCTTACAAGGTTATTTACCGACAGGGTTTAACCAGCGAGCAAGCGCTGGCGGAACTTGAGGAAAGTTACGCTGATACCCCTGTGATGAAGCCTCTGATTGCCTCGCTCCGGGGATCGGATCGCGGCATCATTCGCTAA